In Equus asinus isolate D_3611 breed Donkey chromosome 13, EquAss-T2T_v2, whole genome shotgun sequence, one DNA window encodes the following:
- the PIGW gene encoding phosphatidylinositol-glycan biosynthesis class W protein produces the protein MSQKQMKEAFVSNHNGTSVLEITQGLCLPALCVLCRGLLIILSQHLCSSSHTWGTRFFIDFVILIVPLVATLTILSSFVLLEHLAVIIIGAGMFYHIYCRRTCYARIPVQKILEKFLKISVESEYIPAISCFRVINSAFTAVAILAVDFPLFPRRFAKTELYGTGAMDFGVGGFVFGTAMVSPEVRRKYMKGSTFYHLTKSLYSVWPLVFLGIGRLVVIKSIDYQEHLTEYGVHWNFFFTLIVVKLITSLLLIIFPLNKSWIVAISITVLYQLALDFTPLRKLILYGTDGSGTRVGLLNANREGIISTLGYVAIHMAGVQTGSYVLKKRSHIKDWIKVAYCILLTAISLFISLYIVQVNVEVASRRMANLAFCIWIVASSLILLSSLLLVDIILSFAKFLIKGAQVPCSWKLIQSPATNKKHSESLVSEAERREPSLCLITAMNRNQLIFFLLSNVTTGLVNLLVDTLHSSTLWALFVLNLYMFTNCLVIYVLHLQDKTIKFW, from the coding sequence atgtctcaGAAGCAGATGAAGGAAGCTTTTGTCAGTAACCACAATGGAACCAGCGTGCTGGAAATCACCCAGGGCTTGTGCTTGCCTGCGCTCTGTGTCCTGTGCAGAGGGCTCCTGATCATTCTCTCACAGCACTTGTGTTCTTCTTCACATACCTGGGGAACTCGATTCTTCATTGACTTTGTTATCCTGATAGTTCCCCTGGTGGCCACGTTGACCATTTTGTCTTCATTTGTCCTCCTTGAGCACCTTGCTGTAATTATCATTGGGGCAGGAATGTTCTATCATATATACTGCAGGAGAACTTGCTATGCCAGAATACCTGTCCAAAAAATCCttgaaaaattcttgaaaatcaGTGTAGAATCAGAATACATTCCAGCTATCTCTTGTTTTCGTGTAATTAACAGTGCATTTACTGCTGTTGCCATTTTGGCTGTGGACTTTCCACTTTTTCCCAGAAGATTTGCCAAAACTGAGCTCTATGGGACAGGAGCAATGGATTTTGGAGTAGGAGGCTTTGTTTTTGGTACTGCAATGGTTTCTCCAGAGGTTAGGAGAAAATACATGAAAGGGTCCACATTTTATCATCTTACAAAGTCATTGTACTCTGTCTGGCCATTAGTCTTCTTGGGAATAGGCCGATTAGTCGTTATAAAATCCATAGATTATCAGGAACATTTAACTGAGTATGGGGTTCACTGGAACTTTTTCTTTACCTTAATAGTTGTGAAATTGATAACATCActacttttgattatttttccccTAAATAAATCCTGGATTGTGGCCATCAGCATTACTGTATTATACCAGCTAGCCCTTGACTTTACCCCACTGAGAAAGTTAATTTTGTATGGCACTGATGGCAGTGGCACAAGGGTTGGTTTATTAAATGCCAACCGAGAAGGAATAATCTCTACCTTGGGGTATGTGGCAATACACATGGCTGGTGTACAAACAGGATCATATGTGCTTAAAAAAAGGTCACATATCAAAGACTGGATAAAAGTAGCATATTGTATTCTACTGACAGCTATTAGCCTCTTCATATCTCTTTACATAGTTCAGGTAAATGTAGAAGTAGCATCTCGCAGAATGGCCAATTTAGCCTTTTGTATTTGGATAGTTGCTTCTAGCCTGATCCTTCTTAGTAGTTTATTACTAGTTGATATAATTTTGAGTTTTGCCAAATTTCTAATTAAAGGGGCTCAAGTACCATGTTCTTGGAAACTTATCCAGTCACCTGCTACAAATAAAAAGCATTCAGAATCTCTAGTCTCTGAAGCTGAAAGAAGGGAACCCAGTCTTTGTCTAATTACAGCTATGAACAGAAaccagttaatttttttcttgctgtcaAATGTAACAACTGGCCTGGTCAACCTGTTGGTAGATACATTACACAGCAGTACCTTGTGGGCCTTATTTGTGCTCAATCTCTATATGTTTACCAACTGTTTAGTTATATATGTGCTACACTTGCAAGATAAGACTATAAAATTTTGGTGA